ACTGAGGTGTTACTGTTTCTTGAATCACCGGGATGGGAAGCTCAGCCCGTATTTCTTCAAGATTTATTTCCCTCCTCGAAAAGCTCCCACTGATTCCTGCATCCTCTAGGAATACAGCCTGCCTGGTCTCAACGAACTTAGTGAAACGATCATGACAGTAGAATCGGTATCCCTTAGACTTATCAGGGTATCCGATGAAATAGCAGCTCACCGTCTTatcatctaatttcttttgctgtggattaaataacttagcttcggctggacagccccacacaCGCAAATAATTAAGCGATGATTTCTTCCCAAACCACAACTCATAAGGTGTTTTTGACACAGATTTGGAAGGAACACGATTAAGTATGTGCGCAgctgtttttaatgcttccatccacagctccacagaCAAAGTAGAATAACTAAGCATGCTACGTACCATGTCCATTAGTGTACGATTACGACGCTCAGCAACTCCGTTTTGCTGTGGTTCGCCCGGCATACTGTACTGGGCCTTTATACCATTCTCTTCAAGATACTTAGCGAATGGTCCAGGTACTTGGCTGAATGGAGCATGTCTCCCATAATATTCACCACCTCGATCCGATCTCACTAATTTAATAGTGACATTATGCTGATTTTCCACTTCAGCcttgaatattttgaatttatctaatgactcggatcgatcacgaatggggtaaatataaccataacgagagaagtcatctgtgaaagtaatgaacgagtcaaaaccatcaacagactttactgggaacgggccacaaatatcagtatgaattatttctaataggCCCGAACTCCGAGTAGCTCCTTTCTTAATTGTCTTAGCGAATTTCCCCTTAATACAATCAACGCATTGTTGATCTAATTCTGAGAGATCTAATGAATggagtatctcttctcttatgagacgctcaattctccccctcgaaatgtggcccaaacgacaatgccacaatttcgaagaagtctcatcatcacgcttacgcttatgcgatacatcatccacattcattgcagaataaactttatcaagagagagaaaataaagatcgccttgcaaatgaccatggcccacacttaaattatgaaatttaatgtTGCACACAGAGTTGCCAAACTCACAAATATGTCCCGACTTATCTAAACGCGAAATAGAAATAAGGTTTCTCTTCAAACTgggaacataaagaacatcatgcAAACTAAGGTTGAAGCCGCCTGGTAACTCCAAATTGAAGCTCCCAATGCCTTCAACCTTCACTTCATTTCCATCAGCCACTCTTAGACTTCGCTCCCCCTCTCTTATAGTTCGGATCGAACTGAATACCTGCAGTGAATTGGAAATGTGCACAgtggcacctgagtcaatccaccaagtattaggagaaaaattcactaagaatgattcatcaataaaagatacataatcagtaattgtacctttgttcttaagccactccttaaatccatggcaatccttctgctcatgtttaggtgacttgcagaacttgcacagcctctcattagaggtcttcttatgtgacacggccttgctcttatggcccttaaactttctcttatgctgcctgctgctgccagaCTCGGCCTGATGCTTAGGAGTGTTGCTCATGCTAACACGCCCAAAGCGCTCGCTGACCATGTTGACAGCATCCTTCATCCTCTcagctttctgcctttcttcttcctcaacacaGTAGCTAATGAGCTCAGCCATGCTCCAAGTCGCCTTCTGAGTGTTGTAGCTTATTTTGAAGGGACTGTACTGTACTGGCAGAGAAGTCATGATGAAGTGCACCAGAAAACCATCAGAGATAGCCATATCCAGTGTCTTCAGCTTatttgccatgtcacacatgctCATAATGTGCCCCCTGATTCCACTTTGCCCATCATACTGTGAAGTCAGCATCTTCATGATCAGGGTGCTAGCATAAGTCTTGGAAGAACTCTTAAAGTTCTCCTCCACCTTGGCAAGGTATGCCTTGGCGCTAAGATCATTACCATCCTTGTCCTTATCAGGAATAGCACCACAGATGGCCGGAGTGATCGTGTTCTTAATGATCATGTTGGCCATCCTGTCTGATCTCTCCCACTTCTCAATGGCAGTACGATCACCATTGGGATTAGCGGGATCTGCTGGCTTGTCTTGACGTAATGCGAGATCATACTCGCACACAGCAATGGCCACCTGAACATCTTTATACCAGCTGGGGTAGTTGGTGCCATTCATAGGCTCAATGGACTTCAGGTAGCCCGTCACAgtgttcactgaaaatcatgagaacaATAACTTAATTAAGCTCACAATTAAGATGCGCATAAGAAGTATGAAATTAACCctacgatggtctgattaaaatcatacataaatttcaatttgcatcaccgatggggaaaacaaacgaaatttatcattaaaactcataattaaatcaacgatggtcagaattaattacaagtgctctaaataaactttccgatggttccatttaaatagagtgcatcttaattgcttatggtggatgagcataattttcagtgaataaatgcaattaaaacataattaaaagcaTTTACATAACTCATGGAAATTAATTAACATAATACTGGTAATAATAAGTGCAACAGAAATAATTAAAGCCTTTAACACAACAGCAATTAAAATTAAGCTTAAATCATAAGAAACAGTAAAAGAAAAGGCTTTACAACTTAAATTGGGCTAAAACTCGTAAACGGCCCAAAACATTCCCCTCTGCGCGCGGCCCATTAAGCTGTCACCGGCCCAATTCGGCCCATCAGCCGCAAACCCTAATCGCGGAGAGATCTCGACCGTCCGTTCCGATCGAAGGGCTGAAAATTGATCTAACATCATATATATAAGGGAGGAGGCCGGTCGGAAAACCCTACTGCCTCACTGTTTTCCCTTCCATTTCCCTCAGACAGCAGCCGCCGCACGCTAGCGCTTCTCATCCGCGGCACACCGCTCGTCGCTGCTCATGCACTGGGCTCGACCGCCGGGTGCGCTCCCAGTGCTGCGCGCTGCTCACGCGCAGGCCCGGTGGCAGCGCAGCCTACTGATGGCCGCGTGCTGGCTTGGGAGCTGCGCCGGCCATTGCTTCCACATGAGGGCGGGCCCTGCAGGCAGACCACgagccgcgaggcacaggctcgcggccgccgctcggTTCGCCGCCCAGAGACGTGTGCCCCGCGATGGCCTGgtggcgcccccgccgcctcaAGCGCCTGTGCCGTGCCCCAGCGGGCCCCGCGTTGCCTGTGCGCGGGCTCGGCCGCCGCCTCATGCGTCTGTGGCGCGCGCCAGCGGGCCCCGCGGTGAGCACCGGCCGCCGCTACAGCCTGACGCGGGCGCTGCAGCCCCAAGGCGCCGCCTTGGGCCACGCATGCCGCCTGGGCGTGCTGGCTGCTCTGGCCCAGCCGGCCTTCTCATGGCGCCACCGCGGGCccttccgccggcgccgcgtgcgCTCAAGCCGCGCGCGGCTCCGTCGGGAAGGCCCTGCCGTGGTGCTCAGCAGCGTGTGTACTCATAGCCACAGGTA
The genomic region above belongs to Panicum virgatum strain AP13 chromosome 8N, P.virgatum_v5, whole genome shotgun sequence and contains:
- the LOC120685102 gene encoding uncharacterized protein LOC120685102: MNGTNYPSWYKDVQVAIAVCEYDLALRQDKPADPANPNGDRTAIEKWERSDRMANMIIKNTITPAICGAIPDKDKDGNDLSAKAYLAKVEENFKSSSKTYASTLIMKMLTSQYDGQSGIRGHIMSMCDMANKLKTLDMAISDGFLVHFIMTSLPVQYSPFKISYNTQKATWSMAELISYCVEEEERQKAERMKDAVNMVSERFGRQQAA